A region of Piscinibacter gummiphilus DNA encodes the following proteins:
- a CDS encoding DUF2271 domain-containing protein: MRMRYTVAMTAVMGVPSVFAADLTVKVEIPRLTVAEYHRPYTALWIEKADQSFAANLSVWYDLKMKNNEGTKWLKDMRQWWRKSGRELQMPVDGLSGATRAPGEHTLTFGGAKSPLDKLPAGEYAVVVEAAREVGGRELVRVPFTWPPTAAQSNQAKGEHELGAVSVAVKP, translated from the coding sequence ATGCGAATGCGCTACACCGTTGCCATGACCGCCGTGATGGGCGTGCCGTCCGTGTTCGCGGCCGACCTGACCGTGAAGGTCGAGATCCCGCGCCTCACCGTCGCCGAGTACCACCGTCCCTACACCGCGCTGTGGATCGAGAAGGCCGACCAGTCGTTCGCCGCGAACCTGTCGGTCTGGTACGACCTGAAGATGAAGAACAACGAGGGCACCAAGTGGCTCAAGGACATGCGCCAGTGGTGGCGCAAGAGCGGCCGCGAGCTGCAGATGCCCGTCGACGGCCTGAGCGGCGCCACGCGCGCGCCCGGTGAACACACGCTGACGTTCGGAGGTGCCAAGTCGCCGCTCGACAAGCTGCCGGCCGGCGAATACGCCGTGGTGGTCGAGGCCGCCCGCGAGGTCGGCGGCCGCGAGCTGGTGCGTGTGCCGTTCACGTGGCCGCCCACCGCCGCGCAATCGAACCAGGCCAAGGGCGAACACGAACTCGGCGCCGTCTCGGTCGCCGTCAAGCCCTGA
- a CDS encoding DUF4198 domain-containing protein: MNHLISRAAAPIALALAALLPLSAQAHRGWMLPSATVLSGNDPWVTVDAAISNDLFYFEHNAMKLDGLLAFAPDGSKATPENLATGKYRSTFDLKLVQKGTYKLAMVNDGLMASWKVGGENKRARGTAESLAKEIPANAEGLSVSRNQSRLEVFVTSGKPTDTVLKPTNQGLELAPITHPNDLFAGDTASFRFLLDGKPAADVEVTVIPGGVRHRDALGEIKVRTDAEGKFSVKWPSAGFYWLSATHGAAQRPAPGAAPAGPAGTLDKPARRASYSTTLEVLPQ; this comes from the coding sequence ATGAACCACCTGATCTCCCGCGCCGCCGCCCCGATCGCCCTGGCCCTCGCCGCGCTGCTGCCCCTGTCCGCCCAGGCCCACCGCGGCTGGATGCTGCCGTCGGCCACCGTGCTCTCGGGCAACGACCCGTGGGTCACGGTCGACGCCGCGATCTCGAACGACCTCTTCTACTTCGAGCACAACGCGATGAAGCTCGACGGCCTGCTGGCGTTCGCGCCGGACGGCTCGAAGGCCACGCCCGAGAACCTCGCCACCGGCAAGTACCGCAGCACCTTCGACCTGAAGCTCGTGCAGAAGGGCACGTACAAGCTCGCGATGGTCAACGACGGCCTGATGGCCAGCTGGAAGGTGGGCGGCGAGAACAAGCGCGCCCGCGGCACCGCCGAGTCGCTCGCGAAGGAGATCCCCGCGAACGCCGAAGGCCTCAGCGTTTCGCGCAACCAGTCGCGCCTGGAAGTGTTCGTCACGTCGGGCAAGCCCACCGACACCGTGCTCAAGCCCACCAACCAGGGCCTGGAGCTCGCGCCCATCACCCACCCGAACGACCTGTTCGCCGGTGACACCGCCTCGTTCCGCTTCCTGCTCGACGGCAAGCCGGCGGCCGACGTCGAGGTCACCGTGATCCCCGGCGGCGTGCGCCACCGCGACGCGCTCGGCGAGATCAAGGTGCGCACCGATGCGGAGGGCAAGTTCAGCGTCAAGTGGCCGTCGGCCGGCTTCTACTGGCTGAGCGCCACGCACGGCGCCGCGCAGCGTCCGGCTCCGGGCGCGGCACCGGCGGGTCCCGCCGGCACGCTGGACAAGCCGGCGCGCCGCGCGAGCTACTCGACCACGCTCGAGGTGCTGCCGCAGTGA
- a CDS encoding FAD:protein FMN transferase, giving the protein MRRVLVPADIDPAGPALGGHLHLVQGRTMGTTWSVRFVGPADADLAARSRGIQAVLDAVVAEMSTWEAGSDLSRFNRAPAGHWQTLPPDCFEVLSCGLDVARRSGGACDPTAGRLVDLWGFGPEGRHDQPGFQPPTEADVRAAREASGWTRLEIGAASRRVRQPGGLSLDFSGIAKGFGVDQVARHLLRLGVRDHLVEVGGELRGAGVKPDGSPWWVDLEVPPVFAASLEATRVALHGLSVATSGDYRRHYERDGVRHAHTIDPRDGRPVRHGVVSVTVLHRDCLWADAWSTALTVLGADAGLPLADTEGLAAHWIERGADGQPVERWSRAFEDLMT; this is encoded by the coding sequence ATGAGGCGTGTCCTCGTCCCTGCCGACATCGACCCCGCGGGCCCGGCCCTCGGCGGGCACCTGCACCTGGTGCAGGGGCGGACGATGGGCACGACCTGGTCGGTGCGGTTCGTCGGCCCGGCAGACGCCGACCTGGCCGCGCGTTCGCGTGGCATCCAGGCGGTGCTCGACGCCGTGGTCGCCGAGATGAGCACGTGGGAGGCGGGGTCCGACCTCTCGCGCTTCAACCGCGCGCCCGCCGGCCACTGGCAGACGCTGCCGCCCGATTGCTTCGAGGTGCTGTCCTGCGGCCTCGACGTCGCACGGCGCAGCGGCGGGGCCTGTGATCCCACCGCCGGACGCCTGGTGGACCTGTGGGGTTTCGGTCCCGAAGGCCGCCACGACCAGCCCGGCTTCCAGCCTCCCACCGAGGCGGACGTGCGGGCCGCGCGCGAGGCGAGCGGGTGGACCCGCCTCGAGATCGGCGCCGCGTCGCGCCGCGTGCGCCAGCCCGGCGGGCTGTCGCTCGATTTCTCCGGCATCGCGAAGGGCTTCGGCGTCGACCAGGTCGCGCGCCACCTGCTGCGCCTCGGCGTGCGCGACCACCTCGTCGAGGTGGGCGGTGAACTGCGTGGTGCGGGCGTCAAGCCCGATGGGTCGCCGTGGTGGGTCGACCTCGAGGTGCCGCCCGTTTTCGCGGCGTCGCTGGAGGCCACGCGGGTCGCGCTGCACGGCCTCTCGGTCGCGACCTCGGGTGATTACCGCCGCCACTACGAGCGGGACGGCGTCCGCCACGCCCACACCATCGACCCGCGTGACGGCCGGCCCGTGCGCCATGGCGTGGTGTCGGTGACGGTGCTGCACCGCGACTGCCTGTGGGCCGACGCATGGTCCACGGCGCTGACGGTGCTGGGCGCCGACGCGGGCCTCCCGCTCGCCGACACCGAAGGCCTGGCGGCGCACTGGATCGAACGGGGCGCCGACGGACAACCGGTGGAACGCTGGAGCCGCGCGTTCGAGGACCTGATGACATGA
- a CDS encoding sulfite reductase subunit alpha, with protein sequence MSVFEWGSAAARQGAAAAVVLFWLLLCISIARAQRRARQGVVQAAAGSGVPVLVAYASQTGFAEQVARQTADLLHTAGVPSRLLALSSVTADDLAAAERALFIVSTCGEGDPPDNAAAFVRRVMTDGRTLPNLHHGVLALGDSEYRHFCGFGRSLDGWLAGTGASPLFERIEVDNANEAAMAEWHHRLSHLAGTSDLPDWQAPAWEPWRLLAREHLNPGSAGGPTFHLELAPSSGVAADWRSGDLVQVRAPADPSRPREYSIASIAADGRVHLLVRQERHPDGSLGVASGWLTEQAEVGASIDLRLRPHANFQLGDNATRPLILVGNGTGLAGLRGHLRARAAAGAGRCWLVFGERQGAFDAYYRDEIEGWLSSGVLARADLVFSRDTPQKAYVQDRLREAAADVKAWLDDGAAVYVCGSLQGMAGGVDAALTEIAGADGVARLMDGGRYRRDVY encoded by the coding sequence ATGAGCGTCTTCGAATGGGGAAGCGCCGCGGCGCGCCAGGGGGCCGCGGCCGCCGTGGTGCTGTTCTGGCTGCTGCTGTGCATCTCGATCGCCCGGGCGCAGCGGCGTGCCCGGCAGGGTGTGGTGCAGGCCGCGGCCGGTTCGGGCGTGCCGGTGCTGGTGGCCTACGCCAGCCAGACCGGTTTCGCCGAACAGGTCGCGCGCCAGACGGCCGATCTGCTGCACACCGCCGGCGTGCCGTCGCGGCTGCTGGCGCTGTCGAGTGTCACGGCCGACGACCTCGCCGCCGCCGAGCGGGCGCTGTTCATCGTCAGCACCTGCGGCGAAGGCGACCCGCCCGACAACGCCGCGGCATTCGTGCGCCGCGTGATGACCGACGGGCGCACGCTGCCGAACCTCCACCATGGTGTGCTGGCGCTGGGCGACAGCGAGTACCGCCACTTCTGCGGCTTCGGCCGCTCGCTCGACGGCTGGCTCGCCGGCACCGGCGCGTCGCCGCTCTTCGAACGCATCGAGGTCGACAACGCCAACGAGGCCGCGATGGCCGAGTGGCATCACCGGCTGAGCCATCTCGCCGGCACGAGCGACCTGCCCGACTGGCAGGCGCCGGCCTGGGAGCCGTGGCGCCTGCTCGCACGCGAGCACCTGAACCCGGGCAGCGCCGGCGGGCCCACGTTCCACCTGGAACTCGCGCCGTCGTCCGGTGTGGCGGCCGACTGGCGCTCGGGCGACCTCGTGCAGGTGCGGGCCCCGGCCGATCCCTCGCGTCCGCGCGAGTACTCGATCGCCTCGATCGCGGCCGACGGCCGCGTGCACCTGCTCGTGCGCCAGGAGCGGCACCCCGACGGGTCGCTCGGCGTGGCCTCGGGCTGGCTCACCGAACAGGCCGAGGTGGGCGCTTCGATCGACCTGCGGCTGCGGCCGCACGCGAACTTCCAGCTGGGCGACAACGCCACGCGGCCGCTGATCCTCGTGGGCAACGGCACCGGCCTGGCCGGCTTGCGGGGCCACCTGCGCGCGCGTGCGGCGGCCGGCGCGGGCCGTTGCTGGCTCGTGTTCGGTGAACGCCAGGGCGCGTTCGACGCGTACTACCGCGACGAGATCGAGGGCTGGCTCTCGAGCGGCGTGCTGGCCCGCGCCGACCTCGTGTTCTCGCGCGACACGCCGCAGAAGGCCTACGTGCAGGACCGCCTGCGCGAGGCCGCGGCCGACGTGAAGGCCTGGCTCGACGACGGCGCCGCGGTGTACGTGTGCGGCAGCCTGCAGGGCATG